In the genome of Streptomyces sp. NBC_00433, the window TGCTCCTGCTTCGGCATCACCGAGCAGCAGGTCAAGCAGCACGCCGACGACGGTCGCTGCACTCCCCGGCAGATAGCCTCCGCCTGCAAGGCCGGCACCGACTGCGGGTCCTGCGTCAAGCGCATCCAGAGCCTGCTGGGCCGCGGGTCCGGCTGCTCGACCCGTACGAAGCCGGAGCCGGCCGAGGTGCCCGCCGTGCTGGCACGGGCCGAGGAGCCCGACGCGCGCGCGGCCTGAACCGCCGCGGGACGGAGCGCAGGGGTCAGCTGTCCGGCTGCTCGATCTGCTGCGCGATGTACAGCGCCTCGCCCAGTTGCTCCACCAGCTCCAACTGCGTGTCGAGGTAGTCGATGTGGTGCTCCTCGTCCGCCAGGATCGATTCGAAGATGTTCTTCGACGTGAAGTCGGCCTTGGCGTGCATGACCTCGATACCCCGGCGCAGCCGGTCGATCGCCTCGATCTCGACCTGCCGGTCCGCCTGGAACATCTCGGTGACGGTCTGCCCCACCCTGACGTGGAAGAGCCGCTGGTAGTTCGGCAGGCCTTCGAGAAGGAGAATGCGGTCGGTCAGCATCTCCGCGTGCTTCATCTCGTCGAACGACTCCGACCTGGTGTACTTCGCGAGCTTCACCCAGCCGAAGTTCTCCTGCATCTTCGCGTGCAGAAAGTACTGGTTGATCGCGGTCAGCTCAGCGGTCAGCTGTTCGTTGAGGAACTCGATGACCTCGGGGTCGCCCTGCATGGCAACGCCGTCCTTCCGTTCTGACGAGTGGATGCGCGAATGGATGCGCGCATCCTCGCACTGAGCGGTGGCACGATCCAGTAAGCGGGTCCTTACCGCCGGTGAGCTGTGCGTCCGCCCGCGTCATGAGCACCTCGTCCGGTCTGTCACCATGGACACATGGGTCGGTACGAGCGTCGCGAGGGGGAGCTGCCGCCAGGCCAGCGGCTCCAGCGGGGCTGGCCCGTCACGCACTACGGCCCCGTACCGCGCTTCAAGCCCGACCGCTGGGAGTTCCGCGTCTTCGGCGCCACCGCGGACGGCGACAAGACCTGCTGGAATCACGCGGACTTCTCCGCGCTCCCCTATGACACCGTCGTCGCCGACTTCCACTGCGTCACGAAATTCTCGATGCTCGGCATCGAATGGGGCGGCGTCGCCACCTCGACCGTCCTGAAGCTCGCGCCGCCCGCCGCCGACGTGACCCATGTGATGGTCTGGGCCGAATACGGATTCAGCTCCAACCTGCGGATCGAGGACTTCCTCGACGACCAGTCCATATTCGCGACCCACAAGGGCGGCCAGCCCCTTACCGCGGAACACGGCTTCCCGGTCCGGCTCGTCGTCCCCGGGCTCTATGCCTGGAAAGGCCCCAAATGGGTCCGCGGCGTCGAATACATGACGGCGGACCGCCGCGGCTTCTGGGAGGAGCGCGGCTATCACAACCTCGGCGACCCCTGGGGTGAGCAGCGCTACTCCTACCAGGAGGAGCCGGGCGACGGCCCGGAAATCTAGGGCCGCCCCCTCCAACACCTTCGCGCTGGGGCTCAGCGCACCCAGAGGGTGACCGTCGCTCCCTTCGGCGCCTGGCTGCCGCCGCCGGGGGACTCGTTGAAAACGGTCTCGCCGAAGAAGAGGTTGATCACCCGGACATCGAAGCCGGCGTCCTTGAGGATCTGCTCGGCCTCGTCCGACTTCTTGCCCTCGACGTCGGGCACATCGAAGAGCTGCTGGCCCTTGGACACGGTGATCGTCACCGTGTCGCCCGTGGCAGCCTGGCTGTCCCGGCCGGGGGACTCCAGGGCGACGGTGTCCTTGTCCGCCTCGTCGGAGAAGACCTTCTCCGGGG includes:
- the bfr gene encoding bacterioferritin, giving the protein MQGDPEVIEFLNEQLTAELTAINQYFLHAKMQENFGWVKLAKYTRSESFDEMKHAEMLTDRILLLEGLPNYQRLFHVRVGQTVTEMFQADRQVEIEAIDRLRRGIEVMHAKADFTSKNIFESILADEEHHIDYLDTQLELVEQLGEALYIAQQIEQPDS
- a CDS encoding (2Fe-2S)-binding protein is translated as MYVCSCFGITEQQVKQHADDGRCTPRQIASACKAGTDCGSCVKRIQSLLGRGSGCSTRTKPEPAEVPAVLARAEEPDARAA
- a CDS encoding sulfite oxidase-like oxidoreductase, with the protein product MGRYERREGELPPGQRLQRGWPVTHYGPVPRFKPDRWEFRVFGATADGDKTCWNHADFSALPYDTVVADFHCVTKFSMLGIEWGGVATSTVLKLAPPAADVTHVMVWAEYGFSSNLRIEDFLDDQSIFATHKGGQPLTAEHGFPVRLVVPGLYAWKGPKWVRGVEYMTADRRGFWEERGYHNLGDPWGEQRYSYQEEPGDGPEI